A stretch of Anoplolepis gracilipes chromosome 12, ASM4749672v1, whole genome shotgun sequence DNA encodes these proteins:
- the LOC140671747 gene encoding man(5)GlcNAc(2)-PP-dolichol translocation protein RFT1: MRPSVLKSSLENASFSIAFQIFCRFVTFLLNAFIVRHVGQAVLGVINVRLLLLESMILFLSREPFMKACLTNTAEHNWAQVVNLLWLTVPICVMMSFLFGYIWLFLLSTTEALPPHYTFAVWAVGLSCIIELSSLTVQLVAIAFLFVKLKIILDTIMIAIRTMTFVPLILYHSENALLAFGIAQLVAAVFYTTSHYVYFHYYIATKLNKCTQKRRMSLKDSSDEYVVREFPFRTVKDFLPCQLENNDSYFDKKLTILTWSFFRQGILKQILTEGERLIMTIMPVLTFTEQGTYEIVNNLGSLAARFIFRPIEESGYFYFTQTVKRDKLISDQNPAEVQESVNVLTHLCSFVTSIGLIVLVFGQSYSSTLLWLYGGSKLTLPLPVLLLRAHCLAVLLLGINGVTECYTNATADSATINKSNVIMVYESIAFLGASYLFVTWLGPVGFIFGNCVNMSLRIIYSAMFINKRHRDTTYRPLRGLVPKPMFSSSLLVAAFITNLSHAYFFPTEKILHLLIGITMFIIVLTSWIYENHELLRLAINKWYKRKNKHGKSD; this comes from the exons ATGCGACCTAGTGTTCTGAAAAGCAGCTTGGAAAATGCTTCTTTTAGCATTGCATTTCAG atattttgtCGCTTTGTTACATTTCTCTTGAACGCGTTTATCGTCCGACATGTAGGCCAAGCTGTCTTAGGTGTCATTAACGTGAGACTGTTATTACTAGAATCTATGATACTGTTCTTGTCACGAGAACCATTCATGAAAGCATGTTTGACTAATACAGCGGAGCATAATTGGGCCCAAGTTGTGAATTTACTCTGGCTAAC AGTACCCATATGTGTCATGATGTCTTTCCTATTTGGATATATTTGGTTGTTCCTGCTCTCTACCACGGAGGCTTTACCACCGCACTATACGTTTGCAGTTTGGGCAGTTGGACTGTCATGCATCATAGAACTGTCTTCCTTAACTGTTCAATTAGTCGCAAtcgcatttttatttgttaagcTTAAA ATAATTCTGGACACAATCATGATTGCTATTCGCACCATGACATTTGTCCCACTAATATTGTACCATTCAGAAAATGCATTACTTGCATTTGGTATAGCTCAACTTGTTGCGGCAGTGTTTTATACAACTAgtcactatgtatattttcattattacatCGCAACCAAGTTAAATAAATGCACCCAAAAACGAAGAATGTCTTTGAAAGACAGTAGTGATGAATACGTGGTAAGAGAGTTTCCCTTTCGCACTGTGAAGGACTTTTTACCTTGCCAGCTGGAgaataat GACTcctattttgataaaaagttaACAATTCTTACATGGAGCTTCTTTAGGCAAGGAATACTGAAGCAAATTTTAACAGAAGGCGAGAGGTTGATTATGACTATAATGCCAGTATTGACATTTACAGAACAG gGTACTTATGAGATTGTGAATAATTTGGGTTCGTTAGCTGCTAGATTTATTTTCCGTCCAATCGAAGAAAgtggatatttttatttcacgcaGACAGTAAAGAGGGATAAACTGATATCTGATCAAAATCCA GCAGAGGTGCAAGAGAGCGTGAATGTGTTGACACATTTGTGTTCATTTGTTACGTCTATTGGTCTGATCGTTCTAGTATTCGGTCAGTCCTATTCGAGTACATTACTCTGGTTATATGGTGGCTCAAAATTGACCTTACCTTTACCTGTTCTTCTATTGAGAGCTCACTGTCTTGCCGTATTATTGTTAGGAATTAACGGCGTAACGGAATGTTACACTAACGCGACAGCTGACAGCGCAACGATAAATAAGAGTAATGTCATCATGGTCTACGAATCTATTGCGTTCTTGGGCGCATCGTATCTATTCGTCACTTGGCTTGGTCCGGTTGGCTTTATCTTTGGCAATTGCGTAAATATGAGCCTAAGAATCATATATTCAGCGATGTTCATCAATAAAAGACATCGAGATACGACATATCGTCCTCTACGCGGATTAGTACCGAAGCCCATGTTTTCCTCATCTCTACTCGTTGCGGCATTCATTACTAATTTATCACAT GCTTACTTCTTTCcaactgaaaaaatattgcatctaTTGATTGGAATAACGATGTTTATAATTGTACTTACATCGTGGATATACGAAAATCACGAATTGCTCAGGCTTGCTATAAATAAGTGGTacaaacgaaaaaataaacacgGAAAAAGTGATTGA